In Epilithonimonas zeae, a single window of DNA contains:
- a CDS encoding NAD(P)/FAD-dependent oxidoreductase, with product MKLKSPEPFWLVKDGIKHSYPSLRENIEAEILIIGGGITGSLLAHQMIKDGFKTVLVDRREIGNGSTSATTSMLQYEIDVPLYELSEMIGKEGAEKSYWACYDSIDDLQKISKEVKSDCGFKKKQSLYFAAFKKDVDDLKKEFEARKAAGFPVKWLSEEEIKKQFKIENTFGGILSEQGGSIDAFCLAHDILNYNHKKGLQVFDKTDIINFDYKKNGVTATTDYGNIIKAKKVIFCNGFESTEIIKDKFVNLLSTFAIVGEQNEKKHQELNDLLVWNTAEPYIYMRTTDDNRVLIGGEDEEFVNAKKRDSLLHAKEQKLVKKLDKHLPNNDFRTDFVWAGTFGETKDGLPYIGQHPDFPSAYFVLGFGGNGITFSVIGMAMASDFLKGKKHELTEYFRFRR from the coding sequence ATGAAATTAAAATCTCCAGAACCATTCTGGCTAGTCAAAGACGGCATCAAACATTCTTATCCATCACTAAGAGAAAATATTGAAGCAGAAATCCTCATCATCGGAGGTGGAATTACAGGTTCTCTTCTTGCCCATCAAATGATAAAAGACGGTTTCAAAACTGTTTTGGTTGACCGTCGTGAAATCGGGAATGGAAGTACGAGCGCCACAACTTCTATGTTGCAATACGAAATCGATGTTCCGCTTTATGAACTTTCAGAAATGATAGGAAAAGAAGGTGCAGAAAAATCTTATTGGGCGTGTTATGATTCGATTGATGATTTGCAGAAAATCTCGAAAGAAGTCAAATCTGATTGTGGTTTCAAGAAAAAACAATCGCTTTATTTTGCTGCCTTCAAAAAAGATGTTGATGATTTGAAAAAAGAATTCGAGGCGAGAAAAGCGGCTGGATTTCCTGTGAAATGGCTTTCGGAAGAAGAGATTAAAAAGCAATTCAAAATCGAAAATACGTTTGGCGGAATTCTTTCCGAACAAGGCGGAAGCATAGATGCGTTTTGTTTGGCTCACGATATTCTGAATTACAACCACAAGAAAGGATTGCAGGTTTTTGATAAAACCGACATCATTAATTTCGATTATAAGAAAAATGGCGTTACTGCAACAACAGATTACGGAAACATTATTAAAGCAAAAAAAGTCATTTTCTGCAATGGTTTCGAAAGTACAGAAATCATTAAAGACAAATTTGTAAACCTGTTATCAACTTTCGCAATTGTTGGCGAACAAAATGAGAAAAAACATCAGGAACTGAATGACCTTTTGGTTTGGAATACAGCAGAACCTTACATTTATATGCGGACAACAGATGATAACAGAGTTTTGATTGGTGGTGAAGATGAGGAATTTGTCAATGCCAAAAAAAGAGATTCTCTTCTTCACGCAAAAGAACAAAAGCTGGTCAAAAAATTAGACAAACATCTTCCTAATAATGATTTTCGAACCGATTTCGTCTGGGCTGGAACGTTTGGCGAAACCAAAGATGGATTGCCTTACATTGGCCAACATCCGGATTTTCCGAGTGCTTATTTTGTTTTAGGTTTTGGCGGAAATGGAATCACATTCTCGGTCATCGGGATGGCAATGGCTTCAGATTTTCTTAAAGGTAAAAAGCACGAATTGACAGAATATTTCAGGTTCAGAAGATAA
- a CDS encoding YciI family protein, translating to MKSLFTILSLILFSSFINAQNKGFDQKLADSLGADQYGMKSYYLVILKKGKAEITDKSKKSELMKGHMENINKLAKDGKLIVAGPMLEKNPNDYNGIFILDAKTKEEAESLVLTDPSVKSGIFDVEIYKWYGSAALPLYLKSHDKVTKVHF from the coding sequence ATGAAATCACTATTTACCATTCTTTCCTTAATATTATTTTCGTCATTCATCAATGCTCAAAATAAAGGATTTGACCAAAAATTAGCAGATTCTCTTGGTGCCGACCAGTATGGAATGAAATCGTATTATTTGGTAATTCTCAAAAAAGGAAAAGCTGAAATCACGGATAAGTCCAAAAAATCAGAATTGATGAAAGGTCATATGGAAAACATCAACAAATTGGCAAAAGATGGAAAACTGATCGTAGCCGGACCAATGTTGGAGAAAAATCCAAATGATTATAATGGGATTTTCATTTTGGATGCGAAAACTAAAGAAGAAGCCGAAAGTTTAGTTTTAACCGACCCATCTGTAAAGTCAGGAATCTTTGATGTTGAAATTTACAAATGGTACGGTTCCGCAGCGCTTCCGCTGTATCTGAAATCTCACGACAAGGTAACCAAAGTTCATTTCTAA
- a CDS encoding DUF4252 domain-containing protein: MLRFLYIIILTIVGFFLQSCMLSQNKVHTDFFDNPGFKENSTFVSINVPTFLAKSYVKNALREDGESQEVIDLVKKISDVKVLIVESSTTPVKAEFQKYLTKNNYEEWMSVKQQGQLISINAQQSKDLIKRMIITVNDDNDESIFVDVKGKFSPDDISKIINATEKNQIKIHRN; encoded by the coding sequence ATGCTAAGATTCTTATACATCATTATTTTGACGATTGTCGGTTTTTTTCTTCAGTCGTGTATGCTTTCTCAAAATAAAGTTCACACCGATTTTTTTGACAATCCTGGATTCAAAGAAAATTCGACTTTTGTCAGCATCAATGTTCCTACCTTTTTGGCTAAGTCTTATGTGAAGAATGCTTTGAGAGAAGATGGCGAAAGTCAGGAAGTTATAGACTTGGTAAAGAAAATCAGTGATGTGAAAGTTCTGATTGTAGAAAGCTCCACAACACCTGTGAAAGCAGAATTCCAGAAATATCTCACCAAGAATAATTATGAAGAATGGATGTCTGTAAAGCAACAAGGTCAACTTATTAGCATCAATGCACAACAGTCAAAAGACTTAATCAAGAGAATGATAATCACCGTTAATGATGATAATGACGAAAGTATTTTTGTTGATGTAAAAGGAAAATTTTCGCCGGATGACATCTCAAAAATCATCAACGCAACAGAAAAAAATCAAATCAAAATTCATAGAAACTAA
- a CDS encoding DUF4252 domain-containing protein yields the protein MKKISIFIVLFLLSTNIFGQTEELNKLFDKYQDTEGVTSIKIAKPMFKLLNNLKIDNEELGKIQPLLAKVNGLKMLILEKPETSKNSLIDEKKIEKEISNSLKNMKYEELVTVNNRDAKIKFMAQDITANVMDNLILNIMSEDSSVLMMLDGKISMDDVSKMMEESQNVTSINPAKTINSSTFSQTSTSTHSITDGSGTTTFTTTDKSGTSTNVGSERNVPAFNGIETSSGVDVEFSQSPKQSVVVKVEPEKQQYVITEVENGVLKIFVRNKGVKNLNFNSLKVIVSGPKLSKLITKSGSIFKAVTPVNETTFAASCSSGSQVSGDFKISTNTALDVSSGVSVKFNLETKSLALEASSGSSIKLTGKADSGVYSASSGSSISAGDFVTKSAVVDASSGSSVKINTTESLTASATSAASVQYRGNPSKVTKSANERTGSTINSIN from the coding sequence ATGAAAAAAATATCAATATTCATTGTATTATTTCTTCTGTCTACTAATATTTTCGGACAAACAGAAGAACTTAATAAGCTCTTTGATAAGTATCAGGACACAGAAGGTGTGACCTCTATCAAGATTGCAAAACCTATGTTCAAGTTATTGAATAATCTTAAAATCGATAACGAAGAATTAGGTAAAATACAGCCTTTGCTTGCCAAGGTTAATGGACTGAAAATGCTGATTCTGGAAAAACCGGAAACATCAAAAAATTCTCTTATAGATGAGAAGAAAATAGAGAAAGAAATTTCTAATTCTCTTAAAAATATGAAGTATGAAGAACTGGTGACCGTGAACAACCGCGATGCTAAAATCAAATTTATGGCTCAGGATATCACAGCTAATGTTATGGATAATTTGATTCTTAACATTATGTCAGAAGACAGTTCTGTTCTGATGATGCTGGATGGAAAAATCTCTATGGATGATGTGAGCAAAATGATGGAGGAGAGCCAAAATGTAACTTCTATTAATCCTGCAAAAACGATTAATTCATCTACATTTTCTCAGACCAGTACATCCACTCATTCGATAACTGACGGTTCAGGTACAACAACTTTTACAACTACAGATAAATCTGGTACGTCAACAAATGTTGGAAGCGAGAGAAATGTTCCTGCCTTTAACGGAATAGAAACTTCTTCGGGTGTTGATGTAGAATTTAGTCAAAGCCCAAAGCAAAGTGTTGTCGTAAAAGTAGAACCTGAAAAACAACAATACGTTATCACGGAAGTTGAAAATGGCGTTTTGAAAATCTTTGTAAGAAATAAAGGTGTTAAGAATCTGAATTTCAACAGTCTTAAAGTGATTGTTTCCGGACCTAAATTATCAAAATTGATTACTAAATCCGGTTCTATTTTCAAAGCGGTTACACCAGTTAATGAAACTACTTTTGCAGCAAGCTGTTCATCTGGATCACAGGTTTCAGGAGACTTTAAAATCTCTACAAATACAGCATTAGATGTTTCTTCTGGAGTAAGTGTAAAATTCAATCTTGAAACTAAGTCTCTGGCTTTGGAAGCTAGTAGCGGAAGCTCAATCAAATTAACAGGAAAAGCGGATTCGGGAGTTTACAGCGCAAGCAGTGGAAGTTCTATCTCAGCAGGGGATTTCGTAACCAAGTCAGCCGTTGTAGATGCTTCTTCCGGGTCAAGCGTAAAAATCAATACAACAGAGAGTTTAACAGCAAGTGCAACATCCGCAGCGTCTGTACAATACAGAGGAAATCCTTCTAAAGTGACAAAATCTGCCAATGAAAGAACAGGTTCAACAATTAACTCAATCAACTAA
- a CDS encoding T9SS type A sorting domain-containing protein, with amino-acid sequence MKKLYFIFSFILGLSVFSQNNNSFEIVKGFHANTYGGGMIFQTIFDSNLDHITVGQANGPYKFMNETINSTGISSLYISKNSKVDGSKIWIKTLDPGPMGELVPNAVTMDSQDNIYIIAAFEGAITLNNVNNSADNKDFDQVLLKFDSSGNLLWIKELPKKAGSFPLTISMRIDGNNLYALINAETIVKFNIFTGDKIAEKKFDKLYITQFEAKANQLYLNCQAHDPVSILDYNFEDFSSFILKTDSNLVETNYLRIFNNNNYGNLSGFNVLISEDNYLYVSFAGYSTFQIIAQSNNGLFAMPIAQNSLQIGSALMILGKFSMDFTNYKWFYKYPSSGGASLLMNKGRNYNINLTSYFPNFSIGIDNQILYFNARGLINISSEGHLSSFYHIPNGYNSGGSSKSINVAYTDTEDYIAIPSDYHASLTFKGNASDSNPLLIKKYSDENLGGTISNGNLLKTFENGNTYQNVNHSKSVPVFYGTSMFSVSETNRSISKISPSGSIIWNIQSHEYEDFPSESYGNDTGINNSEEISYIVKCRNEIINQCQVTASNGEKFYGNAGDFLVSKINSDGHFLFKNKFVPLNSSSTMENRGIFATEFGETLLVGLVSGDFQYLGSNYSFPTKSMMVCKLSTSGNISFLRSFPYTYDNILIQQDQANNIYLFFNTTHSGSLTYDSITISDNNVNSKAIFLKMNASGQVISGKDFNSGRSGYQPFYINSICKLSTGFAIYGNTQGNTTADNIQFTNPYISSNTFIHTTDIITRLDTIGNILWSYPLYSPETAQTSYGYQAKYMIAKDQEDNLYITPTFKRKLTYRNSEILLNEDYKQSILLKLDGSGNLLSQKPLGLFLSSPIVDVYGINKISILAQVVAKPLDNFDYGYIGGYNAVTIFLEKEELATQDFPKDIFSIYPNPTSDILNITTKEKINNIEIYDSIGRKVTAEFNSNNQIDVQKLISGVYYIRITTDKNNLTSKFIKK; translated from the coding sequence ATGAAAAAACTCTATTTTATATTTAGTTTTATATTAGGCTTAAGCGTATTTTCCCAGAATAATAATTCTTTTGAAATTGTAAAAGGTTTTCATGCTAATACCTACGGAGGAGGGATGATTTTCCAAACAATATTTGATTCAAATCTTGACCATATTACAGTCGGTCAAGCGAACGGGCCTTACAAGTTTATGAATGAAACTATTAATTCTACTGGTATCAGCAGTTTGTATATATCAAAAAACTCAAAGGTAGATGGTAGCAAAATTTGGATTAAAACCTTAGATCCGGGACCGATGGGAGAATTAGTCCCCAATGCTGTAACGATGGATTCGCAGGATAACATTTACATCATTGCAGCTTTTGAAGGTGCTATTACACTTAACAATGTCAATAATTCTGCTGATAATAAGGACTTTGATCAAGTACTATTAAAATTTGATTCTAGTGGGAATCTATTGTGGATCAAAGAACTCCCTAAAAAAGCCGGATCATTTCCTCTTACCATTTCAATGAGAATTGATGGAAATAATCTTTATGCATTAATTAATGCAGAAACTATTGTAAAATTTAATATTTTCACTGGAGACAAAATTGCGGAGAAGAAATTTGATAAATTATACATCACTCAATTTGAAGCGAAAGCCAATCAGCTTTATCTAAATTGCCAAGCGCATGATCCAGTCTCTATTTTGGATTATAACTTTGAGGATTTTTCTAGCTTTATCCTAAAAACTGATTCTAATTTAGTTGAAACAAACTATTTAAGAATTTTCAACAATAACAATTATGGAAATTTATCCGGATTTAATGTTCTCATTTCTGAAGATAATTATCTGTATGTTTCTTTTGCTGGCTATTCAACATTTCAAATCATCGCACAAAGCAATAATGGTTTGTTTGCTATGCCTATCGCACAAAATTCTTTGCAAATCGGAAGTGCTCTAATGATTTTAGGAAAGTTTTCTATGGACTTCACCAATTACAAATGGTTTTACAAGTATCCTAGTAGTGGAGGCGCATCACTTCTTATGAATAAAGGACGTAACTACAATATAAATTTGACTTCTTATTTTCCCAATTTTTCTATTGGTATAGATAATCAAATTTTATACTTTAATGCTAGAGGTTTAATTAATATTAGCTCGGAAGGACACCTCTCTTCTTTTTACCATATCCCAAACGGCTACAATTCTGGAGGCTCTTCAAAATCAATTAATGTAGCTTATACAGATACTGAAGATTATATTGCAATACCATCAGATTATCACGCATCACTTACATTTAAGGGAAATGCAAGTGATAGCAATCCTTTGTTAATAAAAAAATATAGTGATGAAAACCTAGGTGGAACAATCTCTAATGGTAATCTTCTTAAAACATTTGAAAATGGTAATACTTATCAAAATGTTAATCATTCGAAGAGTGTTCCTGTTTTTTACGGAACTTCAATGTTCTCTGTATCTGAAACTAACAGGAGTATTTCCAAAATTTCGCCATCAGGAAGTATAATATGGAATATACAATCACATGAATATGAAGATTTTCCATCGGAATCATATGGGAATGATACTGGAATTAATAACAGTGAAGAAATTTCTTACATTGTAAAATGTAGAAATGAAATCATTAATCAATGCCAAGTAACTGCTAGTAATGGAGAGAAATTCTACGGAAATGCAGGTGATTTTTTGGTTTCTAAGATTAATTCGGATGGACATTTTTTGTTTAAAAATAAATTTGTTCCTTTAAACTCTTCCAGCACAATGGAAAATCGGGGAATCTTTGCTACAGAATTCGGTGAAACATTGTTAGTTGGTCTGGTATCTGGCGACTTTCAATATTTGGGATCGAATTACTCGTTTCCGACGAAAAGTATGATGGTCTGTAAATTAAGTACATCTGGAAATATATCATTTTTACGTTCATTTCCATATACTTACGACAACATCCTAATCCAACAGGATCAAGCAAATAATATTTACCTTTTTTTCAATACAACGCATTCAGGAAGCCTAACTTATGATTCTATCACAATTTCTGATAATAATGTTAACTCAAAAGCAATATTTTTAAAAATGAATGCTTCAGGTCAAGTAATCAGTGGGAAAGATTTCAATTCAGGTAGATCAGGTTATCAGCCTTTTTACATCAATAGTATCTGTAAATTATCAACGGGATTTGCAATTTATGGAAATACGCAAGGAAACACCACTGCAGACAATATTCAGTTTACGAACCCTTACATTAGTAGCAATACTTTTATCCATACGACAGATATCATTACAAGGTTAGATACCATCGGAAATATTCTCTGGTCTTATCCATTATATTCTCCCGAAACAGCACAAACATCTTACGGTTATCAAGCTAAATATATGATTGCTAAAGATCAAGAAGACAATCTTTATATCACTCCTACATTTAAACGGAAATTGACTTACCGTAATTCTGAAATACTTTTGAATGAAGATTATAAACAAAGTATTTTGCTAAAATTAGATGGAAGTGGTAATCTATTATCGCAAAAACCACTAGGTCTCTTTTTGTCATCACCTATTGTAGATGTATACGGGATTAATAAAATATCAATATTAGCTCAAGTGGTTGCTAAACCTTTAGATAATTTTGATTACGGATATATTGGAGGTTACAATGCTGTTACAATATTTTTAGAAAAAGAAGAATTGGCTACTCAAGACTTTCCAAAAGACATTTTTAGCATTTATCCCAACCCAACATCCGATATCCTAAACATTACCACAAAAGAAAAAATAAACAATATTGAGATTTACGATTCCATCGGAAGAAAAGTGACTGCAGAATTCAATTCAAACAACCAAATAGATGTCCAAAAACTCATCAGTGGTGTTTACTACATAAGGATAACAACAGATAAAAACAATCTTACTTCAAAATTCATTAAGAAATAA
- a CDS encoding 2-hydroxyacid dehydrogenase: protein MKIIQLDKNHPLISEQLTAKGFVVEEDHSSTYDEVLEKIEDYEGIIIRSRIPLDKNFLTKASHLKFIARVGAGMENIDTETAGNLGIKLINSPEGNRDSVAEHVVGMLLILMNRLFIASNEVKNGIWKREENRGDELLGKTFGIIGYGNMGKATAKRLSGFGVEVIFYDILPNLYDEFATQVSLEELQKRADILSLHIPLTEQTHYLIDEEFISKMENNFYFVNTARGKNLKTKALVQAIESGKVLGACLDVLEYEKSSFENLETENQDLKYLLDSEKVIVTPHIGGWTHQSKEKLAQVIVDKILGDFKN from the coding sequence ATGAAAATCATTCAACTCGATAAAAATCATCCATTAATTTCTGAACAATTGACTGCAAAAGGTTTTGTAGTGGAAGAAGACCATTCTTCAACTTACGATGAGGTTTTGGAAAAGATTGAAGATTATGAAGGAATCATCATCCGAAGCCGAATACCATTGGATAAGAATTTTTTGACCAAAGCTTCTCATCTCAAGTTCATTGCGAGAGTAGGAGCAGGAATGGAAAATATCGATACTGAAACAGCTGGGAATTTAGGAATCAAATTAATTAATTCGCCGGAAGGAAACCGAGATTCTGTTGCGGAACACGTTGTTGGAATGTTGTTGATTCTGATGAACCGATTATTCATTGCGTCTAATGAAGTGAAAAACGGAATCTGGAAACGAGAAGAAAATCGTGGTGATGAATTGTTGGGAAAAACTTTCGGGATCATTGGTTACGGAAATATGGGAAAAGCAACGGCAAAAAGACTTTCAGGTTTTGGTGTTGAGGTTATTTTTTACGATATTTTACCTAATCTTTATGATGAATTTGCAACGCAGGTTTCTTTGGAAGAACTTCAAAAAAGAGCAGATATTCTGAGTCTTCATATTCCTTTGACAGAACAAACTCATTATTTGATTGATGAAGAATTTATTTCAAAAATGGAAAATAATTTTTATTTCGTCAATACGGCTCGTGGAAAAAATTTAAAAACTAAAGCTTTAGTACAAGCCATTGAATCAGGCAAAGTTTTAGGTGCTTGTCTGGATGTTTTGGAATACGAAAAGTCATCTTTTGAAAATCTGGAAACCGAAAATCAGGATTTGAAGTATTTATTAGATTCTGAAAAAGTGATTGTTACGCCGCATATTGGAGGATGGACACATCAAAGTAAAGAAAAACTTGCTCAAGTTATCGTTGATAAAATTCTTGGAGATTTTAAAAATTAA
- a CDS encoding serine hydrolase domain-containing protein, with protein sequence MNFRKIITVGLAVATIISCKKQKEETAEIYQSKLPNYSNVDLSKVFTPAESTLENESTILPVINNYYQKVWEQGDLSGGILVAKGDKIIFEKYRGFGRENKQMPIDENTPLHVASVSKTMTAMAVLKLVEGGKLRLEDDLTKFFPKFPYKDITVFSLLSQRSGLPKYEHFDQGIKPAPEELKKDFITNQDVLDMLIKYKPELARLSNTGFMYCNTNFALLALIVEKVTATPFPEAMQEIVFKPLKMNHTFIFQKKDIPTASQSFFSGYRLYPLDKLDLIYGDKNVYTTPKDLLNFSVALFSKDFLKPELANKIFEPYSNEKKGINNYGLGFRMKEFDNGEKLTYHNGWWHGTNSVFAHLLKSKVTIIAIGNKYSQRVYSALSLSGLFENFPFEMEKFNKTMNPKGTSAESDSANVGD encoded by the coding sequence ATGAATTTTAGAAAAATAATTACAGTCGGTCTAGCAGTCGCAACCATCATTTCCTGCAAAAAACAAAAAGAAGAAACAGCAGAAATTTACCAATCCAAACTTCCCAATTACAGCAACGTCGATTTATCCAAAGTATTTACGCCAGCAGAATCTACTTTAGAAAACGAATCCACAATCCTTCCTGTCATCAATAATTATTATCAGAAGGTCTGGGAGCAAGGTGACCTAAGTGGTGGAATTCTTGTTGCTAAAGGTGATAAAATTATCTTCGAAAAATACAGAGGTTTTGGCAGAGAAAATAAACAAATGCCAATTGATGAGAATACGCCGCTTCACGTAGCTTCAGTTAGCAAAACAATGACAGCAATGGCTGTTTTGAAACTGGTTGAAGGAGGAAAGCTAAGATTAGAAGATGATTTGACTAAGTTTTTTCCAAAGTTTCCTTATAAAGATATTACGGTTTTCAGTTTGTTGTCACAGAGAAGCGGACTTCCAAAATATGAACATTTTGACCAAGGCATCAAACCTGCTCCGGAAGAATTAAAAAAAGACTTCATTACGAATCAGGATGTTTTGGATATGTTGATTAAATACAAGCCGGAATTGGCGCGACTTTCTAATACTGGCTTTATGTATTGCAACACCAACTTTGCTTTGCTAGCGCTGATTGTAGAGAAAGTGACTGCAACACCCTTTCCGGAAGCGATGCAGGAGATTGTTTTCAAACCATTGAAAATGAATCATACCTTTATATTCCAGAAAAAAGATATTCCGACAGCTTCACAATCCTTCTTTAGCGGTTACAGATTATATCCTTTGGACAAACTGGATTTGATTTATGGCGACAAAAATGTTTACACAACGCCAAAAGATTTATTGAATTTTTCAGTCGCTCTCTTTTCAAAAGATTTTTTGAAACCTGAATTGGCGAACAAAATCTTCGAACCTTACAGCAACGAGAAAAAAGGCATTAACAATTATGGTCTTGGTTTCCGAATGAAGGAGTTCGATAATGGCGAAAAATTGACTTATCACAATGGTTGGTGGCACGGAACCAATTCGGTTTTTGCGCATCTTCTTAAATCGAAAGTGACGATTATTGCTATTGGAAACAAGTATTCACAAAGAGTTTATTCCGCATTGTCGTTATCTGGATTGTTTGAAAATTTCCCTTTTGAAATGGAAAAATTCAATAAGACAATGAATCCTAAAGGCACCTCGGCGGAAAGTGATTCCGCAAATGTTGGAGATTAA
- a CDS encoding sigma-70 family RNA polymerase sigma factor, with translation MTQDNFKQTVYILKDEMYRFAKKFLMSADEAEDVVMDLMMKFWQKKDELMVVENLKSFALRSVKNECLNRLKHHEVKLGFASQTRHKSELYQIETNNMREQILGFINQLPEKQKMVIHLKDVEEYEISEISEIMEMEENAVRVNLMRARQKVKDSINKLYEYENRQIQGLGI, from the coding sequence ATGACTCAAGACAACTTTAAACAAACGGTTTATATTCTCAAGGATGAGATGTATCGTTTTGCGAAAAAGTTTTTGATGAGCGCAGATGAAGCCGAAGATGTCGTAATGGATTTAATGATGAAATTTTGGCAAAAAAAAGATGAATTAATGGTTGTGGAAAATTTGAAAAGTTTTGCCCTGAGAAGTGTAAAAAATGAATGCCTGAACCGTCTGAAACATCACGAAGTTAAACTCGGATTTGCAAGTCAAACAAGACATAAATCAGAACTTTATCAGATAGAAACCAATAATATGAGAGAGCAGATTTTGGGATTCATTAACCAACTGCCCGAGAAACAAAAAATGGTCATTCACTTAAAAGATGTCGAGGAATATGAGATTTCAGAGATTTCGGAAATTATGGAGATGGAGGAAAACGCAGTCCGCGTGAACCTGATGAGAGCCAGACAAAAAGTGAAAGATTCAATTAACAAACTTTATGAATATGAAAACAGACAGATACAAGGATTGGGAATCTAG
- a CDS encoding iron chaperone, with product MKTYKNFEDYFSDFNLEMIEKLERIRIEIKNEIPEVEECIKYAMPTFTLNNKNLVHFAAYKNHIGIYPGPEAIVVFEKELENYKTSKGAIQIPLSSELPLELISKIAVYRKFKILQNTKTTTK from the coding sequence ATGAAAACCTACAAAAACTTTGAGGATTACTTTTCTGATTTTAATTTAGAAATGATTGAGAAATTAGAGCGAATCAGAATTGAAATTAAAAATGAAATTCCGGAAGTTGAAGAATGCATCAAATATGCAATGCCGACTTTTACACTTAACAATAAGAACTTAGTTCATTTTGCGGCTTACAAAAATCACATTGGAATTTATCCAGGCCCGGAAGCGATTGTTGTTTTTGAAAAAGAATTGGAAAATTATAAGACTTCAAAAGGTGCTATTCAGATTCCTTTATCTTCGGAGCTTCCATTAGAATTAATTAGTAAAATTGCAGTTTATAGAAAATTCAAGATTCTACAAAACACAAAAACCACTACAAAATAG